A portion of the Haemophilus influenzae genome contains these proteins:
- a CDS encoding MalY/PatB family protein: MNNFYNFDVIIDRLNTFSAKWNVDNDIIPMSVADMDIPAPQIMIDELEKFNRLGIYGYTELPADYYKIISDYIFEQYHYSVLSEKIVFCPRIIQAVSIYIRAFTKENDGICILSPSYSPILNTIKLNDRKLYQCPLVYENRKYHIDFHLLEECFKHSKVFVLISPHNPTGTIWNKEVLIKIINLAKKHNVFIISDDVHADFTLTNDSHYLISSLDEWVANHSMICLSPAKTFNIPGLEIANLIIENKEIREKFIKEMMALGIHNPNYFSIPAIISLYKYCTDWVIYLKEYIKNNKKIVKEFFNEYIPLLDITESDGTYLLWINYKKLSINENELAYWINNLSRVKVSLGSEFGKEGDGFFRMNVAMPRKKLLEALNRIKNGFCLLNNREI; this comes from the coding sequence ATGAATAATTTTTATAATTTTGATGTGATTATTGATCGTCTAAATACATTTAGTGCTAAATGGAATGTAGATAATGATATTATTCCAATGTCTGTTGCGGATATGGATATTCCAGCCCCTCAGATAATGATAGATGAATTAGAAAAATTTAATCGTTTAGGAATTTATGGTTATACTGAATTACCAGCCGACTATTACAAGATAATCAGTGATTATATTTTCGAACAATATCATTATTCTGTTCTCTCTGAAAAAATTGTATTTTGCCCAAGAATAATCCAAGCCGTATCTATTTATATACGAGCATTTACAAAAGAAAATGATGGAATATGTATTCTATCACCTTCATATAGTCCAATATTAAACACGATAAAATTAAATGACAGAAAATTATATCAATGTCCTTTGGTTTATGAAAATAGAAAGTATCATATTGATTTTCATTTATTAGAGGAATGTTTTAAACATTCTAAAGTATTTGTTTTAATTTCTCCTCATAATCCAACTGGAACGATTTGGAATAAAGAAGTCCTTATTAAAATTATAAACTTAGCTAAAAAACATAATGTATTTATCATTTCCGATGATGTCCACGCAGACTTTACACTAACAAATGACTCCCACTATTTAATATCATCATTAGATGAATGGGTAGCAAATCACTCAATGATCTGTTTATCCCCAGCAAAAACTTTTAATATTCCTGGATTGGAAATAGCTAACCTAATTATTGAGAATAAAGAAATTCGAGAAAAATTTATAAAAGAAATGATGGCATTAGGTATACATAATCCAAATTATTTCTCTATACCAGCTATTATTTCGTTATATAAATATTGTACTGATTGGGTAATCTATCTAAAAGAATACATAAAGAATAATAAGAAGATAGTAAAAGAATTTTTCAATGAGTATATTCCATTATTAGATATTACTGAAAGTGATGGAACTTATTTACTTTGGATAAACTATAAAAAGCTAAGTATAAATGAAAATGAATTAGCTTATTGGATTAATAATTTATCAAGAGTAAAAGTATCTTTGGGGAGTGAATTTGGCAAAGAGGGAGATGGTTTCTTTCGTATGAATGTCGCTATGCCTAGAAAAAAATTATTAGAAGCATTGAATCGAATCAAAAATGGGTTTTGTTTATTAAACAATAGGGAGATTTAA
- a CDS encoding MFS transporter translates to MTNKVNSYGWKALIGSAVGYAMDGFDLLILGFMLSAISADLNLTPAQGGSLVTWTLSGAVFGGILFGALSDKYGRVRVLTWTILLFAVFTGLCAIAQGYWDLLIYRTIAGIGLGGEFGIGMALAAEAWPARHRAKAASYVALGWQVGVLGAALLTPLLLPHIGWRGMFLVGIFPAFVAWFLRSHLHEPEIFTQKQTALSTQSCFTDKLRSFQLLIKDKATSKISLGIVVLTSVQNFGYYGIMIWLPNFLSKQLGFSLTKSGLWTAVTVCGMMVGIWIFGQLADRIGRKPSFLLFQLGAVISIVVYSQLTDPDIMLLAGAFLGMFVNGMLGGYGALMAEAYPTEARATAQNVLFNIGRAVGGFGPVVVGAVVLAYSFQTAIALLAIIYVIDMLATIFLIPELKGKALD, encoded by the coding sequence ATGACAAACAAAGTAAACAGTTATGGCTGGAAAGCCTTAATTGGCTCTGCCGTCGGCTATGCAATGGACGGTTTCGATCTTCTCATTTTAGGTTTCATGCTTAGTGCAATTTCCGCAGACTTAAATCTAACACCCGCCCAAGGTGGCTCTCTCGTAACTTGGACTCTGAGTGGTGCCGTATTTGGCGGCATTTTATTTGGTGCATTAAGCGATAAATACGGTCGTGTACGCGTACTGACTTGGACTATTCTTCTTTTTGCGGTATTTACTGGGTTGTGTGCGATTGCACAAGGTTATTGGGATTTACTGATTTATCGCACAATTGCTGGCATTGGCTTAGGCGGTGAATTTGGAATTGGGATGGCTCTAGCAGCGGAAGCATGGCCCGCACGCCACAGAGCTAAAGCAGCATCTTATGTTGCATTGGGTTGGCAAGTTGGTGTGTTAGGTGCTGCGTTGCTTACACCATTATTGCTCCCGCATATTGGCTGGCGTGGAATGTTCTTAGTGGGTATCTTCCCTGCATTTGTCGCTTGGTTCTTACGTTCTCATCTGCACGAACCTGAAATTTTCACTCAAAAACAAACCGCACTTTCAACGCAATCCTGCTTTACTGATAAATTACGTTCATTTCAGCTTCTGATTAAAGACAAAGCCACGAGCAAAATTAGTCTTGGTATCGTCGTACTCACCTCCGTACAAAACTTCGGTTATTACGGCATTATGATTTGGTTACCTAATTTCTTATCAAAACAACTTGGATTCAGTTTAACTAAATCTGGGCTTTGGACCGCCGTTACCGTCTGCGGCATGATGGTTGGCATTTGGATTTTCGGACAACTCGCCGACCGCATCGGACGCAAACCAAGTTTCTTACTTTTCCAATTAGGCGCAGTGATAAGTATTGTGGTTTACTCACAACTTACCGATCCTGACATCATGCTTCTTGCTGGGGCATTTTTAGGTATGTTTGTGAACGGAATGCTGGGCGGTTACGGTGCATTGATGGCGGAAGCCTACCCAACAGAAGCTCGAGCAACGGCACAAAACGTACTTTTCAATATTGGTCGTGCCGTAGGGGGATTTGGACCTGTAGTTGTGGGCGCAGTTGTACTTGCTTACTCTTTCCAAACGGCCATCGCTCTACTTGCGATTATCTACGTAATTGATATGTTAGCGACAATTTTCTTAATCCCTGAATTAAAAGGTAAAGCCTTAGACTAA
- the xylA gene encoding xylose isomerase, with amino-acid sequence MTTYFDKIEKISFEGEKSTNPFAFKHYDANQVILGKTMAEHLRLAVCYWHTFCWNGNDMFGLGSLERSWQKNSNLLAGAEQKADIAFEFLNKLGVPYYCFHDVDIAPEGNSVREYVQNFHHIVDILERKQEETGVKLLWGTANCFTNPRYMSGAATNPNPEVFAWAATQVFNAMNATQRLGGENYVLWGGREGYETLLNTDLKREREQIGRFMQMVVEHKHKIGFKGTLLIEPKPQEPTKHQYDYDVATVYGFLKQFGLEKEIKVNIEANHATLAGHTFQHEIATACALDIFGSIDANRGDPQLGWDTDQFPNSVEENTLVMYEILKHGGFTTGGFNFDAKIRRQSIDPYDLFYAHIGAIDVLALSLKRAAKMLQEETLQKIVNERYAGWNSELGQHILQGKTSLETLAQLVQQKDLAPKPVSGQQEYLENLVNQVIYS; translated from the coding sequence ATGACAACCTATTTCGATAAAATTGAAAAAATCTCCTTTGAGGGAGAAAAATCCACAAATCCTTTTGCTTTCAAACATTATGATGCTAATCAAGTAATTTTAGGTAAAACTATGGCTGAACATTTACGCTTAGCGGTGTGTTATTGGCATACCTTTTGCTGGAATGGGAATGATATGTTTGGGCTAGGTTCTTTGGAGCGAAGTTGGCAGAAAAATTCAAATTTGCTTGCTGGCGCAGAACAAAAAGCCGATATTGCTTTTGAGTTTTTGAATAAGTTAGGCGTGCCTTATTATTGTTTTCATGATGTTGATATTGCACCTGAAGGTAATTCAGTGCGGGAATATGTACAAAATTTTCATCATATTGTTGATATTTTAGAACGCAAACAAGAAGAAACGGGTGTAAAACTCTTATGGGGAACTGCAAATTGTTTTACTAATCCTCGTTATATGTCTGGTGCAGCAACCAATCCTAATCCTGAGGTTTTTGCTTGGGCTGCAACACAAGTGTTTAATGCGATGAATGCCACTCAACGTTTAGGTGGAGAAAATTACGTATTATGGGGTGGACGTGAGGGATATGAAACTTTATTGAATACCGATTTGAAACGTGAACGTGAACAAATTGGTCGTTTTATGCAAATGGTGGTAGAACATAAGCATAAAATTGGGTTTAAAGGTACATTATTAATTGAGCCAAAACCGCAAGAACCAACTAAACATCAATATGATTATGATGTGGCAACAGTGTATGGTTTCCTAAAACAATTTGGTTTAGAAAAAGAAATTAAAGTTAATATTGAAGCTAACCACGCGACGCTTGCTGGCCATACCTTTCAACATGAAATTGCAACAGCTTGTGCATTAGATATTTTTGGCTCAATTGATGCTAATCGTGGCGATCCACAATTAGGCTGGGATACCGACCAATTCCCAAATAGTGTTGAAGAAAACACGTTAGTTATGTATGAAATTTTAAAACATGGTGGTTTTACTACTGGAGGTTTTAATTTTGATGCGAAAATTCGCCGACAAAGTATTGATCCTTATGATTTATTTTACGCTCATATCGGTGCAATTGATGTATTGGCATTATCCTTAAAACGTGCAGCAAAAATGTTACAAGAGGAAACCTTACAAAAAATTGTTAATGAACGCTATGCAGGTTGGAATAGTGAACTTGGTCAGCATATTTTGCAAGGTAAAACTTCACTTGAAACACTTGCGCAACTAGTCCAACAAAAAGATTTAGCGCCAAAACCAGTTTCAGGTCAGCAAGAATATTTGGAAAATTTGGTAAACCAAGTTATTTATAGCTAA
- the cysK gene encoding cysteine synthase A → MTIYADNSYSIGNTPLVRLKHFGHNGNVVVKIEGRNPSYSVKCRIGANMVWQAEKDGTLTKGKEIVDATSGNTGIALAYVAAARGYKITLTMPETMSLERKRLLCGLGVNLVLTEGAKGMKGAIAKAEEIVASDPSRYVMLKQFENPANPQIHRETTGPEIWKDTDGKVDVVVAGVGTGGSITGISRAIKLDFGKQITSVAVEPVESPVISQTLAGEEVKPGPHKIQGIGAGFIPKNLDLSIIDRVETVDSDTALATARRLMAEEGILAGISSGAAVAAADRLAKLPEFADKLIVVILPSASERYLSTALFEGIEG, encoded by the coding sequence ATGACAATTTATGCAGACAATTCTTATTCTATCGGAAATACGCCGCTTGTGCGTTTAAAACACTTTGGCCATAACGGCAATGTGGTGGTAAAAATTGAAGGTCGTAACCCAAGCTACAGCGTAAAATGCCGTATTGGGGCGAATATGGTGTGGCAAGCAGAAAAAGATGGTACGCTCACAAAAGGGAAAGAGATTGTAGATGCAACGAGTGGTAACACGGGCATTGCTTTGGCTTATGTTGCGGCGGCTAGAGGTTATAAAATCACGCTCACTATGCCAGAAACAATGAGTCTTGAAAGAAAACGCTTATTGTGCGGATTGGGTGTAAATTTAGTGCTTACCGAAGGCGCAAAAGGAATGAAAGGTGCTATTGCGAAAGCAGAAGAAATTGTTGCTTCTGATCCAAGCCGCTATGTCATGCTTAAACAATTTGAAAATCCAGCCAACCCACAAATTCATCGAGAAACAACAGGGCCTGAAATTTGGAAAGATACGGATGGCAAAGTCGATGTTGTTGTTGCTGGCGTAGGAACAGGTGGTTCGATTACGGGTATTTCTCGCGCGATTAAATTAGATTTTGGTAAACAAATCACTTCTGTTGCCGTTGAGCCAGTGGAATCTCCAGTCATTAGTCAAACTTTAGCGGGTGAAGAAGTAAAACCAGGCCCACACAAAATTCAAGGTATCGGTGCGGGTTTCATTCCTAAAAATTTAGATTTATCTATTATTGATCGCGTAGAAACTGTTGATAGTGATACCGCACTTGCAACAGCTCGTCGCTTAATGGCGGAAGAAGGCATTCTTGCAGGTATTTCATCTGGTGCAGCTGTCGCGGCTGCAGATCGCTTAGCTAAATTACCAGAATTTGCCGATAAACTCATTGTTGTTATTTTGCCTTCAGCTTCTGAACGCTACTTAAGCACAGCACTGTTTGAAGGGATTGAGGGATAA
- the rfaD gene encoding ADP-glyceromanno-heptose 6-epimerase, with the protein MIIVTGGAGFIGSNIVKALNDLGSKDILVVDNLKDGTKFANLVDLDIADYCDKEDFIASIIAGDEFGDIDAVFHEGACSATTEWDGKYIMHNNYEYSKELLHYCLDREIPFFYASSAATYGDTKVFREEREFEGPLNVYGYSKFLFDQYVRNILPEAKSPVCGFRYFNVYGPRENHKGSMASVAFHLNNQILKGENPKLFAGSEGFRRDFVYVGDVAAVNIWCWQNGISGIYNLGTGNAESFRAVADAVVKFHGKGEIETIPFPEHLKSRYQEYTQADLTKLRSTGYDKPFKTVAEGVAEYMAWLNRK; encoded by the coding sequence ATGATTATCGTAACAGGCGGCGCTGGTTTTATTGGCAGCAATATTGTCAAAGCATTGAATGATTTAGGGAGCAAAGATATTTTAGTGGTCGATAACTTAAAAGATGGCACGAAATTTGCCAATTTAGTTGATTTAGACATTGCAGATTATTGCGATAAAGAAGATTTCATTGCTTCTATTATTGCGGGCGACGAATTTGGCGATATTGATGCGGTATTCCACGAGGGGGCATGTTCTGCGACTACGGAATGGGATGGCAAATACATTATGCACAATAACTATGAATATTCTAAAGAGTTGTTGCACTATTGCCTTGACCGCGAAATTCCTTTTTTCTATGCCTCAAGTGCAGCAACTTATGGAGACACCAAAGTATTCCGTGAAGAACGTGAATTTGAAGGCCCATTAAATGTTTATGGCTATTCTAAATTCTTGTTCGATCAATATGTACGCAACATTTTGCCAGAAGCAAAATCGCCAGTATGTGGTTTCCGTTATTTCAATGTTTACGGGCCGCGTGAAAATCATAAAGGTTCTATGGCGAGTGTGGCATTCCACTTGAATAACCAAATCTTAAAAGGCGAAAATCCAAAATTATTTGCAGGCAGCGAAGGATTCCGCCGTGATTTTGTTTATGTGGGCGATGTGGCTGCAGTGAATATTTGGTGTTGGCAAAATGGTATTTCGGGTATTTACAACCTTGGTACAGGAAATGCAGAAAGTTTCCGTGCGGTGGCTGATGCGGTAGTGAAATTCCACGGAAAAGGCGAGATTGAAACCATTCCATTCCCAGAGCATTTGAAATCTCGTTATCAAGAATATACTCAAGCAGATTTAACTAAACTTCGCTCAACAGGCTACGATAAACCATTCAAAACAGTCGCGGAAGGCGTGGCTGAATATATGGCGTGGTTGAATAGAAAATAA
- the waaF gene encoding lipopolysaccharide heptosyltransferase II: MNILIIGPSWVGDMMMSHSLYQQLKIQYPNCNIDVMAPNWCKPLLARMPEVRKAIEMPLGHGSFELGTRYRLGKSLREQYDMAIVLPNSLKSAFIPFFAKIAHRRGWKGESRYILLNDLRANKKDYPMMVQRYVALAFEKDAIPKADDIPILKPYLTVEPAQQAETLKKFEKQTALLGGRPIIGFCPGAEFGPAKRWPHYHYAKLAEMLITQGYAVALFGSAKDEPVGEEIRQALPEELRKFCVNLAGKTNLNEAVDLIANCTAVVTNDSGLMHIAAAVNRPLIALYGPTSPQYTPPLSDKATIIRLIEGGLIKVRKGDKEGGYHQSLIDITPEMALEKLKELLAK; this comes from the coding sequence ATGAATATTCTAATTATTGGCCCATCTTGGGTTGGCGATATGATGATGTCGCACAGTTTGTACCAGCAACTGAAAATTCAATATCCAAACTGCAATATTGATGTGATGGCACCGAATTGGTGTAAGCCTTTGCTTGCGCGAATGCCAGAGGTGCGTAAGGCGATTGAAATGCCATTAGGGCACGGATCCTTTGAATTGGGAACGCGTTATCGTTTAGGAAAGTCTTTGCGTGAACAATATGATATGGCGATTGTTTTGCCTAATTCATTGAAATCTGCGTTTATTCCTTTCTTCGCAAAAATTGCTCATCGTCGCGGTTGGAAAGGCGAAAGCCGTTATATTTTATTGAATGATTTACGAGCCAATAAAAAAGATTATCCAATGATGGTGCAGCGTTATGTTGCATTGGCTTTTGAAAAAGATGCTATACCAAAAGCTGATGATATTCCTATCTTGAAACCCTATTTGACGGTTGAGCCAGCGCAACAAGCTGAAACCTTAAAAAAATTTGAAAAACAAACCGCACTTTTAGGCGGACGTCCAATTATTGGTTTTTGTCCTGGTGCGGAATTTGGCCCGGCAAAACGTTGGCCACATTATCATTATGCAAAATTAGCAGAAATGTTAATTACCCAAGGCTATGCTGTGGCGCTATTTGGTTCTGCTAAAGATGAACCAGTAGGCGAAGAAATTCGTCAAGCACTACCTGAAGAGTTGCGTAAGTTTTGTGTCAATTTAGCAGGAAAAACCAACTTGAATGAAGCGGTGGATTTAATTGCAAATTGTACGGCGGTCGTGACCAATGACAGTGGTTTAATGCATATTGCGGCAGCAGTCAATCGTCCATTGATTGCACTTTATGGCCCAACGAGTCCGCAATATACGCCGCCGCTTTCGGATAAGGCAACGATTATTCGTTTAATTGAAGGCGGATTAATTAAAGTCCGTAAAGGCGACAAAGAGGGCGGTTATCATCAAAGTTTGATTGATATTACGCCAGAAATGGCATTAGAAAAACTGAAGGAACTATTGGCAAAATAA
- the nhaC gene encoding Na+/H+ antiporter NhaC — MKTTHRTRMPTTLEAFSPIIVMLLLLGLGYALFDLPAEPLMIISTVFAGFLVIKLGHCYLDILDAISEKIAKTMPALLILITVGLLIGTWISGGTIPMMIYYGLKAISPEYLYVTALFLTAIVSICTGTSWGSAGTVGVAFMGVAIGLDANLAATAGAVVAGAYFGDKLSPLSDTTNIASAAAGVDLYEHITHLLYTTLPSFILSATVYVVYGLNYDFSNVATPEKVNTMIHELEQVYHFNFLLLIPVAIVLWGSITKKPTIPVMLLSAFIAIINAILIQKFSLSDVINSAVNGFDTSMIHHTSVSSDLSRLLNRGGMNSMMGTLLICFCALSFAGVLQLSGALTVIIQKLLTFVHSTLSLIITTILCGLTMIGVTCNGQISILIPGEMLKDAYVEKGLHPKNLSRTAEDSATIIEPILPWTAAGAYMAGTLGVATLSYLPWAILCWSGIIFAIIYGASGIGIAKLKK; from the coding sequence ATGAAAACCACTCATCGCACAAGAATGCCAACAACATTAGAAGCTTTTTCACCAATCATTGTGATGCTATTACTGTTAGGGCTTGGGTATGCTTTATTTGATTTGCCAGCAGAGCCATTAATGATTATTTCAACGGTATTTGCTGGTTTTTTAGTTATTAAATTAGGTCATTGCTATTTAGATATTTTAGACGCCATTTCAGAAAAAATAGCTAAAACAATGCCTGCGCTATTAATTTTAATTACTGTAGGATTATTAATTGGAACTTGGATTAGTGGAGGAACAATTCCTATGATGATCTACTACGGACTAAAAGCGATATCACCAGAATATCTTTATGTGACCGCCTTATTCCTTACTGCTATTGTTTCCATTTGTACTGGAACCTCTTGGGGGTCAGCAGGGACTGTCGGCGTGGCATTTATGGGAGTTGCGATTGGATTAGACGCCAATTTGGCTGCTACGGCAGGTGCTGTGGTCGCTGGTGCGTATTTTGGAGATAAATTATCGCCATTATCTGATACAACCAATATTGCATCCGCAGCTGCTGGCGTAGATTTATATGAGCATATCACTCACTTACTTTATACAACATTACCATCTTTTATTCTTTCGGCTACTGTCTATGTGGTATATGGTTTAAACTACGATTTTTCTAATGTGGCGACTCCAGAAAAAGTAAATACAATGATTCATGAGTTAGAGCAAGTTTATCATTTTAACTTTCTATTACTTATTCCAGTCGCTATTGTATTATGGGGATCTATTACTAAGAAACCGACTATTCCAGTGATGTTATTATCAGCATTTATCGCAATTATTAATGCTATCTTAATTCAAAAATTCTCTCTATCTGATGTGATTAATAGCGCAGTTAATGGATTTGATACCTCAATGATTCACCATACTTCAGTTAGCTCTGATTTAAGTCGTTTGTTGAATCGTGGTGGAATGAACTCAATGATGGGAACACTATTAATTTGTTTCTGTGCATTGTCATTTGCAGGTGTATTACAATTGAGCGGTGCATTAACCGTGATTATTCAAAAATTACTCACCTTTGTTCATTCAACTCTTTCTTTGATTATTACAACGATTCTTTGCGGTCTAACAATGATTGGGGTTACTTGTAATGGGCAAATTTCTATTCTAATTCCAGGAGAAATGCTTAAAGATGCGTATGTAGAAAAAGGATTACATCCAAAAAATCTAAGTCGAACAGCAGAAGACTCCGCAACAATTATTGAACCTATTTTGCCATGGACTGCCGCAGGTGCATATATGGCAGGCACATTAGGTGTTGCAACATTGTCTTATTTACCTTGGGCAATTTTATGTTGGAGCGGTATTATCTTTGCTATTATTTATGGTGCAAGTGGAATAGGTATTGCGAAGCTAAAAAAATAA
- the xylB gene encoding xylulokinase: MYIGIDCGTQGTKAIVLDSVQKKVIGVGYAKHELITQSNGRREQQPNWWIEALQQALQIALKQAKNSPHFSPNLVKGIGISGQQHGLVMLDKNDRPLYRAKLWCDTETATENDILIEKLGGQTAVFEKLGIICQTGYTASKLSWFRQNYPDKFANIRKIMLPHDYLNYWLTGKFCTEFGDASGSGYFDVVKREWKREVFKYLAPELNMDEVLPKLLSAEQKIGVIKPEIATLFGFNDNVIVSTGGGDNMMGAIGTGNIREGIATMSLGTSGTLYAYTQKPLLNLPPMIANFCSSNNGWLPLVCVMNITSSNKQLMNLLNIDIEELNQLAQQAPIGANGITILPFFNGERVPPLPNTKASILGLDSSNFTRENLCRAMMESATFTLRYGLDLFRQAGLKTSQIRLIGGGAKSSFWRQMIADVMNSEVVCLQEEEAAALGGAIQTMWANGEGELEFLCETFIHLDENSKAYPNLSQVKNYQSAYERYLTHLSQLY; encoded by the coding sequence ATGTATATAGGAATTGATTGTGGCACACAAGGAACAAAGGCGATAGTGCTTGATTCTGTCCAAAAAAAAGTGATTGGAGTTGGTTACGCAAAACATGAATTAATTACACAATCCAATGGAAGACGTGAACAACAACCAAATTGGTGGATTGAGGCATTACAACAAGCATTACAAATTGCATTGAAACAAGCAAAAAATTCACCGCACTTTTCACCTAATTTAGTGAAGGGAATAGGCATTTCAGGACAACAACATGGACTGGTAATGTTAGATAAAAACGATCGTCCTCTATATAGGGCTAAGCTTTGGTGTGATACAGAAACCGCTACGGAAAATGATATATTGATCGAAAAATTAGGCGGACAAACAGCCGTATTTGAAAAATTAGGCATCATTTGTCAAACTGGTTACACGGCTTCAAAACTGAGTTGGTTTCGTCAAAATTATCCTGATAAATTTGCCAATATTCGCAAAATTATGCTGCCACACGATTATCTAAATTATTGGCTAACAGGAAAATTCTGCACTGAATTTGGTGATGCTTCCGGTAGTGGTTATTTCGATGTTGTGAAAAGAGAATGGAAAAGAGAAGTCTTCAAATATCTTGCGCCAGAATTAAATATGGATGAAGTGTTACCAAAATTACTTTCTGCCGAACAAAAAATCGGTGTGATTAAACCTGAAATTGCGACTTTATTTGGTTTTAATGATAATGTCATCGTCTCCACAGGTGGAGGCGATAATATGATGGGAGCAATTGGTACAGGAAATATTCGAGAAGGGATTGCTACGATGAGTCTCGGTACTTCTGGTACCTTGTATGCTTATACGCAAAAGCCATTACTTAATTTACCACCAATGATCGCAAATTTTTGTTCAAGTAATAATGGCTGGTTACCACTGGTTTGTGTAATGAATATAACCTCCTCAAATAAACAGCTAATGAATTTGCTCAATATTGATATTGAAGAATTAAATCAACTTGCTCAACAAGCACCTATTGGCGCGAATGGCATTACTATTTTGCCATTCTTTAATGGTGAAAGAGTTCCACCTTTACCCAATACAAAAGCGAGCATTTTAGGATTAGATTCAAGTAATTTCACACGAGAAAATCTTTGTCGAGCAATGATGGAAAGTGCTACTTTTACGCTTCGCTATGGCTTAGATTTATTTCGTCAAGCTGGCCTCAAAACCTCACAAATTCGCCTAATTGGAGGTGGCGCAAAAAGCTCATTTTGGCGGCAAATGATTGCTGATGTGATGAATTCTGAAGTGGTATGTTTGCAGGAAGAAGAAGCTGCTGCATTAGGAGGAGCAATTCAAACTATGTGGGCAAATGGAGAAGGAGAACTGGAATTTTTATGCGAAACCTTCATTCACTTAGATGAAAACTCAAAAGCTTATCCCAACTTATCACAGGTGAAAAATTATCAAAGTGCTTATGAGCGTTATTTAACACATTTATCACAATTATATTAA
- a CDS encoding XylR family transcriptional regulator yields MTEQYYKIALLFNANKVYDRQVVEGIGQYIQASQCMWDIFVEDEFIYHTDTINQLSIDGIIADFDDPKTVELLQHTLIPTIAVGGSYKQADFYPHFPYIATDNMALVEMALSHLQEKGLSQFAFYGLQVNTHKHWSIERRDAFVELMEKNHYPIYLYEGVQVHAQNWLEEQQKLIVWLKSLPSHTGIIAVTDARARHLLQACEYSKIAVPEELCVVGIDNEELIQYLSRMSLSSVEQGTREIGYQAAKLLHKLLNGQKVSHTPILIPPITVHSRNSTDYRSLTDPLVIQAMHYIRHRACHRIKVEQVLDHLETSRSNLEQRFKNEMNKTIHQVIHEEKISRAKNLLQQTDISIQEIAEICGYPSIQYFYSVFKKEFEMTPKEFRLNC; encoded by the coding sequence ATGACGGAACAATACTACAAAATTGCCCTCTTATTTAATGCAAACAAAGTATATGATCGGCAGGTGGTGGAGGGTATTGGACAATATATTCAGGCATCGCAATGTATGTGGGATATTTTTGTAGAAGATGAATTTATCTATCATACTGATACCATTAATCAACTTTCTATTGATGGCATTATTGCAGACTTTGATGATCCAAAAACTGTTGAATTATTGCAACACACTCTTATTCCTACTATAGCAGTTGGTGGATCTTATAAACAAGCTGATTTTTATCCGCACTTTCCTTATATAGCAACAGATAATATGGCATTGGTTGAAATGGCTTTATCTCATTTACAGGAGAAAGGACTGTCACAGTTTGCATTTTATGGTTTGCAAGTAAATACTCATAAGCATTGGTCTATAGAACGAAGAGATGCTTTTGTAGAGTTGATGGAGAAAAATCATTACCCTATTTACCTATATGAGGGTGTGCAGGTTCATGCTCAAAATTGGTTGGAAGAGCAACAAAAGCTAATTGTCTGGTTAAAATCTCTTCCTTCTCATACTGGTATTATTGCAGTTACGGATGCGCGTGCTCGTCATTTATTGCAGGCTTGTGAGTACAGTAAAATTGCTGTACCTGAAGAGCTTTGTGTGGTTGGTATTGATAATGAAGAATTGATCCAATATTTATCGCGTATGTCCCTTTCCTCCGTAGAACAAGGCACGAGAGAGATTGGTTATCAAGCTGCGAAATTATTACACAAATTACTCAATGGTCAAAAAGTTTCACATACCCCTATTTTAATTCCACCGATTACCGTTCACTCTCGAAATTCTACAGATTATCGATCATTAACAGATCCGCTTGTCATTCAAGCAATGCATTATATTCGTCATCGTGCCTGTCATCGAATTAAAGTAGAACAAGTTTTAGATCATCTTGAAACCTCACGTTCTAATCTTGAACAACGTTTTAAGAATGAAATGAATAAAACAATTCACCAAGTCATCCACGAAGAAAAAATTTCCCGAGCAAAGAATTTATTACAACAAACAGATATTTCTATTCAAGAAATTGCTGAGATTTGCGGCTATCCATCAATTCAATATTTTTACTCTGTTTTTAAGAAAGAATTTGAAATGACTCCTAAAGAGTTTCGACTAAATTGTTAA